Proteins found in one Sporosarcina sp. FSL K6-3457 genomic segment:
- a CDS encoding ABC transporter ATP-binding protein codes for MLKVEQLHVTLQNGMNEIAVLHDINFSIKRGQVVGVIGESGSGKSVLCTSILQLYRNKRKVTGDIIFKGTSVVTMPEKDMRKLRGKEIGLMMQNPMSMFNPIVSIGQHFIESLQAHRKMSKKEALLQAEAQLSTFQLNDPTILKKYPHELSGGMLQRVMIAMIASLEPSLLLADEPTTALDTTTQLEILKQLKQLQASKEMGMLIVSHDLGVIANIATEIIVMRHGVIVEKGPTSHILLHPVHPYTKMLVAARDEHLTLDELDGHFDGVITGELVRYDTDHWVRMEAQT; via the coding sequence ATGTTAAAGGTTGAGCAATTACATGTCACGTTACAAAACGGGATGAACGAAATAGCCGTCTTACACGATATTAATTTTTCCATTAAGCGAGGGCAAGTTGTCGGTGTCATTGGTGAAAGTGGCAGTGGCAAGTCGGTTTTATGCACGTCCATTTTGCAACTTTATCGAAATAAGCGGAAAGTGACAGGCGATATTATCTTTAAGGGCACATCTGTTGTGACAATGCCTGAAAAGGATATGCGTAAGCTTCGTGGGAAGGAAATTGGTTTAATGATGCAAAATCCGATGTCGATGTTCAATCCCATTGTTTCGATTGGCCAGCATTTTATCGAATCATTGCAAGCGCATAGGAAAATGTCTAAGAAAGAGGCACTTTTGCAGGCCGAGGCACAATTGAGCACATTTCAATTGAACGATCCGACCATTTTGAAAAAATATCCGCATGAGTTAAGTGGCGGGATGCTACAACGTGTCATGATTGCGATGATAGCTAGCCTTGAGCCATCTTTATTATTAGCAGACGAACCAACAACGGCTCTGGATACGACGACACAATTAGAAATTTTAAAGCAGTTGAAACAGCTTCAAGCTTCAAAGGAGATGGGCATGCTAATCGTTTCGCATGACCTAGGGGTGATTGCTAACATAGCGACAGAAATTATCGTCATGCGTCATGGCGTCATCGTAGAAAAAGGACCGACAAGTCATATTTTATTGCATCCAGTTCATCCCTATACAAAAATGCTTGTAGCTGCAAGGGACGAACATTTAACCTTAGATGAGCTAGATGGACACTTTGACGGTGTTATTACAGGCGAATTAGTGAGGTATGATACAGACCATTGGGTACGAATGGAGGCACAAACATGA